In Massilia violaceinigra, one DNA window encodes the following:
- the mrtJ gene encoding JDVT-CTERM system glutamic-type intramembrane protease MrtJ, translating to MLALPALCGPQLLDHSAASLFRLLLLAPLLEEWIMRAGLQEWLMRRRLHAALVLGVPALAFSLLHVASGWQAMVAVLLPGLAFGLVYRRWRDWRLCALVHALCNGFALSFCSFSTY from the coding sequence TTGCTCGCCCTCCCCGCTTTGTGCGGCCCCCAATTGCTCGATCACTCGGCGGCCAGCCTGTTTCGCCTGCTGCTGCTCGCGCCGCTGCTGGAAGAATGGATTATGCGCGCCGGCCTGCAGGAATGGCTGATGCGCCGGCGCCTGCATGCGGCGCTGGTCCTGGGCGTGCCGGCGCTCGCATTCAGCCTGCTGCATGTGGCCTCGGGCTGGCAGGCGATGGTCGCGGTGCTATTGCCGGGTCTTGCATTCGGACTGGTCTACCGTCGCTGGCGCGACTGGCGGCTGTGCGCGCTGGTCCACGCGCTGTGTAACGGTTTCGCACTGAGTTTTTGCAGTTTCAGCACCTATTAA
- a CDS encoding TorF family putative porin gives MRRWRLALALACCVAGADACAQASGSMSVVSDYYYRGVGYSKGDPVPQFNLSFDTRSGWYAGMFASMLKMSGTSRGLYAIGYAGYARRMAAGGSWEAGGTNHTFSTMSALNYREVYVGLGSDRLSGRVSYSPGYMGTAMRTVYSEVNGGLALSDDVGLFARVGYLRAVSAVPRYTSGTRLDGRIGIGVSIEAWKLQAAWDALHAEQGTYARTGGSIRSRNGLVLTVTRSF, from the coding sequence TTGCGTAGATGGCGTCTGGCGCTCGCGCTTGCGTGCTGCGTGGCTGGCGCCGACGCGTGCGCCCAGGCCAGCGGCAGCATGTCGGTCGTCTCCGATTATTATTACCGCGGCGTCGGCTACAGCAAGGGCGACCCGGTCCCCCAGTTCAATCTCTCGTTCGACACGCGCAGCGGCTGGTATGCGGGCATGTTCGCATCCATGCTCAAGATGAGCGGCACGTCGCGCGGGCTGTACGCGATCGGCTACGCCGGCTATGCGCGGCGGATGGCGGCCGGCGGCTCGTGGGAAGCCGGCGGGACTAACCACACCTTCTCCACCATGTCGGCCCTGAACTACCGCGAAGTGTACGTGGGGCTGGGCAGCGACCGCCTAAGCGGCCGCGTGTCGTATTCGCCCGGCTACATGGGCACGGCGATGCGCACTGTGTACAGCGAAGTCAATGGCGGCCTGGCCTTGAGCGACGATGTGGGCCTGTTCGCGCGCGTCGGCTATTTGCGCGCGGTGTCGGCGGTGCCGCGCTACACCTCCGGCACGCGGCTCGATGGGCGCATCGGCATCGGCGTGAGCATCGAGGCGTGGAAACTGCAGGCGGCGTGGGATGCGCTGCATGCGGAGCAGGGCACCTACGCCAGAACGGGCGGCAGCATCCGCTCGCGCAATGGGCTGGTGCTCACCGTCACCCGCTCCTTCTAG
- a CDS encoding choice-of-anchor D domain-containing protein: protein MTGFRLNQSGLGAGLCALMAMGQAHAADAVHGKSLYLNGPPSGGAACARCHSASPAANVSKILSAADNPAAISAAIAANKGGMGNIYAGKLSAVDLADLAAFIGNPDVIAAPVASLNPSSLTFSGTVLGQTSSSLSATLANTGSGALNIDTIGVTGAAAADFSVAGGTCAPGGAVAAGADCTVLVSFKPGTAGVRSATLAVAHNGTGGTSSVALSGTGSASPQATIGVSATSVNFGALATNVASAPQSITVSNSGQTALTLSAITLAGANGATFTLGGDCAVNKPLANGASCALTVRAQPTANGAFSGNLNLVSNAANGNVTIGLAGSGASAAAAASATPSVLAFGSQTIGAAGATQNVTLTNTGNVALTFSSIAVNGSSAISVAPGTHCGTALAPGATCSVPLVFAATAEGAVAATLVASFNGGSVQVAVSGAGTTAAVAKPTLSDAGPIGFGEIQVGKSAAPHTTVLRNPGTAALKIATLVIDGANSGDFVLGGSCAVNGTLSPAGSCTIDTSFKPGAPGARSANLLLVTDGGTQFSLPLTGTGTAIAAAPALTLAPQSFDFGASTGSKRFTLSNAGTAAINLSAANFSGPFARVTDASGCPALPFALQPGASCDLVIGYTPATAGASNGSVVLQADGGGSWTIALAGQAAATPANAPQPQNQGGGGCSSVRGGSDPMLALLALMAAAVLFWRRRKPAQS from the coding sequence ATGACGGGATTTCGACTGAACCAATCCGGCCTCGGGGCCGGACTGTGCGCACTGATGGCCATGGGCCAGGCCCACGCGGCTGATGCCGTGCACGGCAAAAGCCTGTACCTGAACGGTCCGCCGAGCGGCGGCGCGGCCTGCGCCCGCTGCCACAGCGCCTCGCCGGCAGCGAACGTCAGCAAGATCCTGAGCGCAGCCGATAATCCGGCCGCCATCAGCGCCGCGATTGCCGCCAACAAGGGCGGCATGGGCAATATCTACGCCGGCAAATTGAGCGCCGTCGACCTGGCCGACCTGGCGGCCTTTATCGGCAACCCGGACGTGATCGCAGCGCCGGTGGCGAGCCTGAATCCGTCCAGTCTCACCTTCAGCGGCACCGTTCTTGGCCAGACCAGCAGCTCCCTGAGCGCCACCCTGGCCAACACCGGTTCCGGGGCGCTCAATATCGACACCATCGGCGTGACCGGCGCCGCCGCCGCCGATTTCAGCGTGGCCGGCGGCACCTGCGCCCCCGGCGGCGCGGTCGCCGCGGGCGCCGATTGCACGGTGCTGGTCAGCTTCAAGCCGGGTACTGCCGGCGTGCGCAGCGCCACTCTGGCGGTGGCCCACAACGGCACCGGCGGCACCAGCAGCGTCGCGCTGAGCGGCACCGGCAGCGCATCGCCCCAGGCCACCATCGGCGTGTCGGCCACCAGCGTCAATTTCGGCGCGCTGGCCACCAACGTGGCGTCCGCGCCCCAAAGCATCACGGTCAGTAACAGCGGCCAGACCGCGCTGACCCTGAGCGCCATCACGCTGGCGGGCGCCAATGGCGCCACCTTCACGCTGGGCGGCGACTGCGCGGTGAACAAACCGCTTGCGAACGGCGCCAGCTGCGCGCTGACGGTACGGGCGCAGCCCACCGCCAACGGCGCGTTCTCGGGCAATCTGAACCTGGTGTCGAATGCCGCCAACGGCAACGTCACCATCGGCCTGGCCGGCAGCGGCGCCAGCGCGGCGGCGGCGGCAAGCGCCACGCCGAGCGTGCTCGCTTTCGGCAGCCAGACCATCGGCGCGGCCGGTGCAACGCAGAACGTCACGCTGACCAATACCGGCAACGTGGCACTCACATTCTCTTCGATCGCCGTCAATGGGTCCTCCGCCATCAGCGTGGCGCCGGGCACTCACTGCGGCACTGCGCTGGCGCCGGGCGCCACGTGCAGCGTGCCGCTGGTGTTCGCGGCGACGGCTGAAGGCGCGGTGGCGGCCACGCTGGTGGCCAGCTTCAATGGCGGTTCGGTGCAGGTGGCCGTCAGCGGCGCCGGCACCACCGCCGCTGTCGCCAAGCCAACCCTGTCGGACGCCGGTCCCATCGGCTTCGGCGAGATCCAGGTCGGTAAAAGCGCAGCGCCGCACACGACGGTGCTGCGCAATCCCGGCACCGCGGCGCTCAAGATCGCGACGCTGGTGATCGATGGCGCCAATAGCGGCGACTTCGTCCTCGGCGGCTCGTGTGCCGTCAACGGCACGCTCAGCCCCGCCGGCAGCTGCACCATCGACACCAGCTTCAAGCCGGGCGCACCGGGCGCGCGCAGCGCCAACCTGCTGCTGGTCACCGACGGCGGCACGCAGTTTTCGCTGCCGCTCACCGGCACCGGCACCGCCATCGCCGCGGCGCCGGCGCTCACGCTGGCTCCGCAATCGTTCGACTTCGGCGCCAGTACGGGATCGAAACGCTTCACGCTCAGTAATGCCGGCACCGCGGCCATCAACCTGTCGGCGGCGAACTTCAGCGGGCCATTCGCGCGCGTGACTGACGCCAGCGGCTGCCCGGCCCTGCCGTTTGCGTTGCAACCGGGAGCGTCGTGCGACTTGGTGATCGGCTACACCCCGGCCACGGCGGGCGCCAGCAACGGCAGCGTCGTGCTGCAGGCAGATGGCGGCGGCAGCTGGACCATCGCACTGGCCGGACAGGCCGCGGCCACGCCGGCCAACGCGCCGCAGCCACAAAACCAGGGCGGCGGCGGCTGTTCGTCCGTACGCGGCGGCAGCGATCCGATGCTGGCCCTGCTGGCACTGATGGCGGCCGCCGTCCTCTTCTGGCGCCGGCGCAAGCCGGCGCAGTCCTGA
- a CDS encoding S8 family peptidase, whose translation MRYLLAALLLMMTVACRAGGQDAPAAPAAEQGETRQILVMLHLPAPHFRPDVSYGANYRDDAGRLARRRIAEALAREHGLTILEGWPMPALNVDCYRMAEPAGAEPGKIVEALSRDARVDWAQAINTFSAQANDPLYPVQPAALQWQLGEVRKAATGRKVLVAVIDSGVEADHPDLAGQLAFQENFVDGQPYAAETHGTGVAAVIAALAGNGVGIEGVAPDARLMALRACWQIASGATRCNSFTLAKALNFALMHGAQVINLSLSGPADRLLRELIDVACARGVRVVGAVDAASADGGFPASHPGVFAVAADSSRQLSAQVLMAPGRDIPTAAPGARWGMVSGSSYSAAHISGMMAVLSELRPGLTLPQVRSSIVLQPGGINFCATVTRLTGKCTCVCVEVTPPKIVRLP comes from the coding sequence ATGCGTTATCTGCTGGCGGCGCTGCTGCTGATGATGACGGTGGCCTGCCGCGCCGGCGGGCAGGACGCGCCGGCGGCGCCGGCCGCGGAACAGGGCGAAACGCGCCAGATCCTCGTGATGCTGCATTTGCCGGCACCGCACTTCCGGCCCGACGTCTCCTATGGCGCCAACTATCGCGACGACGCCGGCCGCCTGGCGCGGCGCCGCATCGCCGAAGCGCTGGCGCGCGAACATGGCCTGACCATCCTCGAAGGCTGGCCGATGCCGGCCCTGAACGTGGATTGCTACCGCATGGCCGAACCGGCCGGCGCCGAGCCGGGCAAGATCGTCGAAGCGCTCTCGCGCGACGCCCGGGTCGACTGGGCGCAAGCGATCAACACCTTTTCGGCGCAGGCGAACGACCCGCTGTATCCGGTGCAGCCGGCCGCGCTGCAATGGCAACTGGGCGAAGTGCGCAAGGCCGCCACCGGGCGCAAGGTGCTGGTGGCGGTGATCGACAGCGGCGTCGAGGCCGATCACCCGGATCTGGCCGGGCAGCTCGCCTTCCAGGAAAACTTCGTCGACGGCCAGCCCTATGCCGCCGAAACGCATGGCACCGGCGTGGCGGCGGTGATCGCGGCGCTGGCCGGCAATGGGGTCGGGATCGAAGGCGTGGCACCGGACGCGCGCCTGATGGCGTTGCGCGCTTGCTGGCAGATCGCCAGCGGCGCCACCCGCTGCAACAGCTTCACCCTGGCCAAGGCGCTCAACTTCGCGCTGATGCACGGCGCGCAGGTGATCAACCTGAGTTTGTCGGGGCCGGCGGACCGGTTGCTGCGCGAGCTGATCGACGTGGCCTGCGCGCGCGGCGTGCGGGTGGTGGGAGCGGTGGACGCGGCCAGTGCCGACGGCGGCTTTCCGGCGTCGCACCCCGGCGTGTTCGCGGTGGCGGCCGACAGCAGCCGGCAGCTCAGCGCACAGGTGCTGATGGCGCCCGGGCGCGATATCCCGACGGCGGCGCCGGGTGCGCGCTGGGGCATGGTCTCGGGGTCCTCCTATTCAGCGGCGCATATCTCTGGCATGATGGCCGTGCTGAGCGAGCTGCGTCCCGGGCTCACCTTGCCGCAGGTCCGCTCGAGCATCGTGCTGCAACCGGGCGGCATCAACTTTTGCGCCACCGTCACCCGCCTCACAGGAAAATGTACATGCGTTTGCGTCGAGGTCACGCCGCCAAAAATCGTCCGCCTGCCCTGA
- a CDS encoding anti-sigma factor, which produces MNLNQEPTSASHQAMRDLLPWFVNGTLDDAEAESVRAHLPHCAQCAGEVEWQRQLHAVAPGEPAGLDPERALARLMPRLGPQERAAPAAANGLRAWLGGGWMPWALAGQGALIALMAFQVIAPGAKGDGYQALSNGEKAPAGAMVVMFRPDASLRDVQRILHASGARVVDGPTVTGAFVLGAPQERQAGALAALRADPAVQLAEALTPRSAP; this is translated from the coding sequence ATGAACCTGAACCAAGAACCGACCAGCGCATCGCACCAGGCGATGCGCGATTTGCTGCCGTGGTTCGTCAACGGCACCCTGGACGACGCCGAGGCGGAGAGCGTGCGCGCGCACCTGCCGCACTGCGCCCAGTGCGCGGGCGAAGTGGAATGGCAGCGCCAGTTGCATGCGGTGGCGCCGGGCGAGCCGGCCGGCCTCGATCCGGAACGGGCGCTGGCGCGGCTGATGCCGCGTCTGGGCCCACAGGAGCGCGCCGCACCTGCCGCTGCCAACGGCTTGCGCGCCTGGCTGGGCGGCGGCTGGATGCCATGGGCGCTGGCGGGCCAGGGCGCGCTGATTGCGTTGATGGCTTTCCAGGTGATCGCGCCCGGCGCCAAGGGCGACGGCTACCAGGCACTGAGTAACGGCGAAAAGGCGCCGGCCGGCGCCATGGTGGTCATGTTCCGGCCCGACGCCAGCCTGCGCGACGTGCAGCGCATCCTGCATGCCAGCGGTGCGCGCGTGGTCGACGGGCCGACCGTCACCGGCGCCTTCGTGCTCGGCGCGCCGCAAGAACGCCAGGCCGGCGCGCTGGCGGCGCTCAGGGCCGACCCTGCGGTGCAGCTGGCCGAAGCGCTCACGCCGCGGAGCGCACCGTGA
- a CDS encoding RNA polymerase sigma factor, giving the protein MLKQWRARVAGTPAAPAGSSETALIALIAGGDRDAFQALYRIYFGRLARFLDRMVRNGALIEEIVNDTMLVVWQKAHTFDHSCKVSTWVFAIAYRQGLKAVNMRDEPVESNFELEAGDVRQEPEHAMAQQQLQQGVGEALKALSLEQRVVVTLTYYHDMGYQEIAETMGCPVNTVKTRMFHARQRLRVLLSAHQEELL; this is encoded by the coding sequence ATGCTTAAACAATGGAGAGCGCGGGTTGCGGGGACGCCGGCCGCGCCGGCCGGCAGCAGCGAAACGGCGTTGATTGCCCTGATCGCGGGCGGGGACCGGGACGCCTTTCAGGCCCTCTACCGGATCTACTTCGGACGGCTGGCGCGCTTTCTGGACCGGATGGTGCGCAACGGCGCGCTGATCGAGGAGATCGTCAACGACACCATGCTGGTGGTGTGGCAGAAGGCGCATACCTTCGACCATAGCTGCAAGGTGTCGACCTGGGTGTTCGCCATCGCCTACCGGCAGGGATTGAAGGCGGTGAACATGCGCGACGAGCCGGTCGAATCGAATTTTGAGCTCGAAGCGGGCGACGTGCGCCAGGAGCCGGAGCACGCCATGGCGCAGCAGCAGTTGCAGCAGGGGGTGGGCGAGGCGCTCAAGGCGCTCTCGCTCGAACAGCGGGTGGTGGTCACCCTCACTTATTACCACGACATGGGCTATCAGGAAATCGCCGAGACGATGGGTTGCCCGGTCAATACCGTGAAAACGCGGATGTTTCATGCGCGGCAGCGCCTCAGGGTGCTGCTGTCCGCACATCAGGAAGAACTCTTATGA